A stretch of the Arachis stenosperma cultivar V10309 chromosome 6, arast.V10309.gnm1.PFL2, whole genome shotgun sequence genome encodes the following:
- the LOC130935500 gene encoding uncharacterized protein LOC130935500: protein MTQLLPCFGGHMATHSLALTNASQTVAEQPLIIRQEQPLVIGQEFPDVETCRRTLKDIAIAMHFDLRIVKSDRSRFIAKCSKEGCPWRVHVAKCPGVSTFTIRTLHGDHTCEGVRNLHHQQASVGWVARSVEARIRDNPQYKPREILQDIRDQHGVAVSYMQAWRGKERSMAALHGTFEEGYRLLPAYCEQIRKTNPGSIASVVATGQENCFQRLFISYRASIYGFINACRPLLELDRAHLKGKFLGSLLCAAAVDADDALFPLAIAIVDTESDENWMWFMSELRKLLGVNTDNMPRLTILSERQRGIVEAVETHFPTASHGFCLRYVSENFRDTFKNTKLVNIFWNAVYALTAAEFESKISEMIEISQDVIPWFQHFPPHLWAVAYFEGVRYGHFTLGVTELLYNWALECHELPIVQMMEHIRQQMVSWFNDRQDTGMRYTSILVPSAEKRIMEAIADAHCYQVLRANEVEFEIVSTERTNIVDIRSRECSCRRWQLYGLPCAHAAAALISCGHNAHMFAEPCFTVQSYRMTYSQTINPIPDKSEWRELGEGAEGGGARVGIMIRPPKTRRPPGRPKKKVLRVENFKRPKRVVQCGRCHMLGHSQKKCTMPI from the coding sequence ATGACACAGCTCCTTCCTTGTTTTGGTGGACATATGGCTACTCATTCTTTAGCATTAACTAATGCTTCTCAGACTGTAGCAGAACAACCGTTAATCATTAGGCAAGAACAACCATTAGTCATTGGGCAAGAGTTTCCAGATGTAGAAACTTGCCGAAGAACATTGAAAGATATTGCCATAGCTATGCATTTTGACCTTCGGATAGTTAAGTCAGATCGCAGTCGTTTTATAGCAAAATGCTCCAAAGAAGGGTGTCCATGGCGTGTTCATGTTGCAAAATGTCCTGGGGTTTCTACTTTTACTATTAGAACCCTACATGGAGACCATACTTGTGAGGGAGTTCGCAACCTTCATCATCAGCAGGCATCAGTAGGTTGGGTTGCAAGATCTGTAGAAGCGCGCATACGAGACAATCCACAATACAAGCCAAGGGAAATACTGCAAGATATCCGTGATCAGCATGGAGTTGCTGTTTCTTACATGCAAGCTTGGCGTGGGAAGGAGCGGAGCATGGCTGCACTTCATGGAACATTTGAAGAAGGTTATCGTCTTCTCCCTGCATACTGTGAGCAAATAAGGAAAACCAACCCTGGTAGCATTGCATCTGTTGTTGCCACTGGACAAGAAAACTGTTTTCAGCGCCTGTTTATTTCTTACCGTGCATCAATTTATGGGTTTATAAATGCTTGTAGGCCACTTTTAGAGCTTGACAGAGCACATCTTAAAGGGAAGTTCTTGGGTTCATTGCTTTGTGCTGCTGCTGTTGATGCTGATGATGCATTGTTTCCCTTGGCCATTGCTATTGTTGATACTGAAAGTGATGAAAACTGGATGTGGTTCATGTCGGAATTGCGAAAGCTTCTTGGAGTAAACACTGACAACATGCCTAGACTGACAATATTATCTGAAAGGCAAAGAGGCATTGTGGAGGCTGTAGAAACACATTTTCCCACTGCTTCCCATGGTTTCTGTCTACGCTATGTTAGCGAAAATTTTCGCGATACATTCAAAAATACAAAGTTGGTGAATATCTTCTGGAATGCTGTCTATGCCCTTACAGCTGCTGAATTTGAAAGCAAGATTAGTGAGATGATAGAAATCTCGCAGGATGTTATACCTTGGTTTCAACACTTTCCTCCCCATCTTTGGGCTGTGGCATACTTTGAGGGTGTTCGATATGGCCATTTTACTCTTGGGGTAACTGAATTGCTGTACAACTGGGCCCTTGAATGTCATGAGCTTCCTATAGTGCAGATGATGGAACACATCCGGCAGCAGATGGTGTCTTGGTTTAATGATCGGCAAGATACGGGCATGAGGTATACATCAATCCTTGTACCCTCGGCTGAGAAGCGGATTATGGAAGCAATTGCTGATGCTCATTGCTATCAAGTACTCCGGGCAAATGAAGTTGAGTTTGAGATTGTCTCAACTGAGAGGACCAACATTGTGGATATAAGAAGCCGTGAGTGTTCTTGTCGTCGATGGCAGCTTTATGGTTTACCTTGTGCCCATGCTGCTGCTGCCCTTATATCTTGTGGACACAATGCCCATATGTTTGCCGAACCATGCTTCACTGTACAAAGTTACAGAATGACCTATTCACAGACAATAAATCCCATTCCAGATAAGAGTGAATGGAGAGAACTTGGGGAAGGAGCAGAAGGTGGAGGTGCAAGGGTTGGTATTATGATTCGCCCACCAAAGACTCGCCGACCACCTGGAAGGCCAAAAAAGAAGGTTCTACGAGTGGAGAACTTTAAGCGACCCAAAAGGGTAGTTCAATGTGGTCGCTGCCATATGTTAGGACACTCTCAAAAGAAGTGCACAATGCCCATTTGA
- the LOC130932470 gene encoding putative F-box protein PP2-B12 codes for MIMVAKAVEPKRVMEFDNLPEGCIANVLSFTTPRDASALSVVSSSFRSAAQSDLVWERFLPSDYLSILSQSQFPNLSSKKDLFFHLCHKPLLVDSGKKSFALDKKYGKKCYMLSARSLSIVWGDSPRYWRWISLPDTRFSEVAELVSVCWLEIRGWINTAMLSEDTMYGAYLVYKPSLMGRSYGFDYQPVEVTVGIAGESDPPKRTVYLDAEKPQGQSMRQIIPRRSRRRYRLMADVEEPAPLPPPPSPEPSVESVPNCKGGSECPKKRDDGWWEIELGEFFNKGCEDREMEMAVYEVKSGDWKGGLVVQGIEIRSKFNPINSIKSN; via the exons ATGATAATGGTAGCAAAGGCGGTAGAGCCAAAGAGAGTAATGGAGTTTGATAACCTTCCAGAAGGATGCATTGCAAATGTACTATCCTTCACGACTCCTCGCGACGCCTCCGCCCTTTCAGTGGTTTCCTCCTCCTTCCGCTCCGCCGCCCAATCTGACCTCGTTTGGGAGAGGTTCCTCCCCTCCGATTACCTATCCATCCTCTCCCAATCCCAATTCCCTAATCTTTCTTCCAAGAAGGACCTGTTTTTCCATCTCTGCCACAAGCCCCTCCTCGTTGACTCCGgcaaaaaa AGCTTTGCATTGGATAAGAAATACGGGAAGAAATGTTACATGCTCTCGGCTAGGTCTCTCTCTATTGTATGGGGAGATTCACCTAGGTACTGGAGATGGATTTCTCTTCCAGACACCAG GTTTTCGGAGGTAGCAGAACTTGTAAGTGTATGCTGGCTGGAAATTAGGGGGTGGATCAACACAGCCATGCTCTCTGAAGACACAATGTACGGAGCTTATCTTGTCTACAAGCCAAGCCTGATGGGTAGATCCTACGGTTTCGATTACCAGCCGGTTGAGGTCACCGTTGGCATCGCCGGAGAGTCCGATCCTCCAAAGCGAACTGTCTATTTGGACGCAGAAAAGCCCCAGGGGCAAAGTATGCGCCAAATTATTCCTCGCAGATCCCGTCGTCGTTATCGATTGATGGCCGACGTTGAAGAGCCAGCCCCACTGCCGCCACCGCCATCTCCTGAACCTTCTGTAGAGAGTGTTCCTAATTGCAAAGGTGGAAGTGAGTGTCCGAAGAAGAGAGATGACGGGTGGTGGGAGATTGAATTGGGCGAGTTCTTCAACAAAGGATGTGAAGACAGGGAAATGGAAATGGCTGTTTATGAAGTCAAGAGTGGCGATTGGAAGGGTGGGCTTGTCGTTCAAGGAATTGAAATAAGGTCTAAGTTCAACCCAATCAAttcaattaaatcaaattag